A genomic region of Pseudomonas abietaniphila contains the following coding sequences:
- the ureE gene encoding urease accessory protein UreE: protein MLVIHQRIEPQTEWAAELHLNFEARSKSRLRCFSAEGEDVGLFLERGQPPLRDGDFLKAEDGRVVKVCARPEQLMHVTCSSAFELTRAAYHLGNRHVALQVGDGWLRLLDDYVLKAMLDQLGATTESIEAPFQPEHGAYGGGHHHSRAGEEDFNYAPRIHQFGVRK from the coding sequence ATGCTGGTGATTCATCAACGAATCGAACCCCAAACTGAGTGGGCCGCCGAGCTGCATTTGAATTTCGAAGCGCGGAGCAAAAGCCGTCTGCGCTGTTTCAGTGCCGAGGGCGAAGACGTCGGTCTTTTCCTTGAACGTGGCCAGCCACCGTTGCGTGACGGCGACTTCCTGAAGGCCGAAGACGGTCGTGTGGTGAAAGTCTGCGCGCGCCCAGAGCAGCTCATGCACGTGACCTGCAGCAGCGCCTTCGAACTGACCCGCGCGGCTTATCACTTGGGTAACCGCCACGTCGCGTTGCAAGTGGGCGACGGCTGGCTACGTCTGCTCGACGACTACGTACTCAAGGCCATGCTCGACCAGCTTGGCGCGACCACCGAGTCCATCGAAGCCCCCTTCCAGCCGGAACACGGCGCCTACGGCGGCGGTCATCACCATTCACGCGCGGGTGAAGAAGACTTCAACTACGCGCCACGCATCCACCAATTCGGCGTGCGCAAATGA
- a CDS encoding ABC transporter ATP-binding protein: protein MSDEIVLSVENLMMHFGGIKALSDVSLEVRRNSIFALIGPNGAGKTTVFNCLTGFYKATGGRIELNARGKKTNVIQLLGEQFRASDFVSPKRFGSRLFYKMFGGTHLVNRAGLARTFQNIRLFKEMSVVENLLVAQHMWVNRNMIAGILNTKGYRKAEEDAMNTAFYWLEVVDLVDCANRLAGELSYGQQRRLEIARAMCTRPQVICLDEPAAGLNPQETEALSGMIRHLRDDHDMTIVLIEHDMGMVMGISDDIVVLDHGNVIAKGKPEQIRNDPKVIAAYLGADEEELV from the coding sequence ATGAGCGACGAAATCGTTCTTTCCGTCGAGAACCTGATGATGCACTTCGGTGGCATCAAGGCCCTCAGCGACGTGAGCCTGGAGGTGCGCCGCAACTCGATCTTCGCCCTTATCGGCCCCAACGGCGCCGGCAAGACCACCGTGTTCAACTGCCTGACTGGCTTCTACAAAGCCACAGGCGGGCGTATCGAACTCAACGCACGCGGCAAGAAGACCAACGTCATCCAGTTGCTCGGCGAGCAATTTCGCGCCAGCGACTTCGTGTCGCCCAAGCGTTTCGGCAGCCGCCTGTTCTACAAAATGTTCGGCGGCACGCACCTGGTGAACCGCGCGGGTCTGGCGCGTACGTTCCAGAACATTCGCCTGTTCAAGGAAATGTCGGTCGTCGAGAACCTGCTCGTGGCCCAGCACATGTGGGTCAACCGCAACATGATCGCCGGCATCCTCAACACCAAGGGGTATCGCAAGGCCGAAGAAGATGCCATGAACACGGCCTTCTACTGGCTGGAAGTGGTCGATCTGGTGGACTGCGCCAACCGTCTGGCGGGTGAGCTTTCCTACGGCCAGCAGCGCCGTCTGGAAATCGCCCGCGCCATGTGCACGCGTCCACAGGTAATCTGCCTGGACGAACCGGCCGCAGGCCTCAACCCACAGGAAACCGAAGCGCTGAGCGGCATGATTCGCCACCTGCGTGACGACCACGACATGACGATCGTGCTGATCGAGCACGACATGGGCATGGTCATGGGCATTTCCGACGATATCGTTGTGCTCGACCACGGCAACGTAATCGCCAAGGGCAAGCCGGAGCAGATCCGCAACGATCCGAAGGTGATTGCGGCGTATCTGGGTGCTGATGAAGAGGAGTTGGTATGA
- a CDS encoding SDR family oxidoreductase, protein MTSTVFITGATSGFGEACARRFAEAGWSLVLTGRREDRLQALSAELSKQTKVHTLTLDVRDRVAMEKAIDGLPAEFAKIRGLINNAGLALGIDPAPKCDLDDWDTMIDTNVKGLVYTTRLLLSRLIAYGRGASIVNLGSVAGNYPYPGGNVYGGTKAFVGQFSLNLRNDLIGTGVRVTNLEPGLCESEFSLVRFGGDQAKYDATYAGAEPIQPQDIADTIFWIMNTPAHVNVNNLELMPVSQTWAGFAIDRSRGETK, encoded by the coding sequence ATGACATCTACCGTGTTCATTACCGGTGCCACTTCCGGGTTTGGCGAAGCCTGTGCAAGACGTTTCGCGGAGGCGGGTTGGTCGCTGGTGCTGACCGGTCGCCGTGAAGACCGCCTGCAGGCGCTGAGCGCCGAATTGTCGAAGCAGACCAAGGTTCACACCCTCACGCTGGACGTGCGTGATCGCGTGGCCATGGAGAAGGCTATCGACGGTCTGCCGGCAGAATTCGCCAAGATTCGCGGTTTGATCAACAACGCCGGCCTGGCGCTGGGGATCGATCCGGCACCCAAGTGCGATCTGGACGACTGGGACACCATGATCGACACCAACGTCAAAGGGCTGGTTTACACCACGCGTTTGCTGCTCTCGCGCCTGATTGCCTACGGCCGTGGCGCCAGCATCGTCAACCTGGGTTCGGTCGCGGGCAACTATCCGTATCCGGGCGGTAACGTGTATGGCGGCACCAAGGCGTTTGTCGGTCAGTTCTCGCTGAACCTGCGCAACGATCTGATCGGGACTGGCGTGCGCGTGACCAACCTTGAGCCCGGCCTGTGTGAAAGCGAGTTCTCGCTGGTGCGTTTTGGCGGTGACCAGGCCAAGTACGACGCCACCTACGCGGGCGCCGAGCCGATCCAGCCGCAGGACATTGCCGACACGATCTTCTGGATCATGAACACCCCGGCGCACGTTAACGTGAACAACCTGGAGCTGATGCCGGTGAGCCAGACCTGGGCGGGTTTTGCGATTGATCGCAGTCGGGGTGAGACGAAGTAA
- a CDS encoding branched-chain amino acid ABC transporter substrate-binding protein produces the protein MSQTFYRKGFLALAVATAMGAATFAQADIKIGVSGPMTGANASFGKQFWEGAQAAAAAINAKGGVNGEKIALTQYDDACEPKQAVAVANKAAADKMVGIVGHFCSSSTIPASEVYDEAGIIAITPASTNPNVTERGLSAMFRMCGRDDQQGIVAGDYIVDVLKGKKVAVINDKDTYGKGLADATAKQLTARGVKPVLEEGLTRGEKDFSALVTKIRGTGADVVYFGGLHPEAGPLVRQMREQGLKDVKFVSDDGVVTDELVTTAGGAQYVDGVYMTFGADPRLLPDSKAVVEEFRKKGYEPEGYTLYSYASVQTLAAAFAGAKSTKGEDAAKWLKAHPVETVMGKKEFTTKGDLKVSDYVVYQWDKDGKYHQLEKQK, from the coding sequence ATGTCGCAGACGTTTTACAGGAAAGGCTTTCTGGCACTCGCAGTCGCTACTGCAATGGGTGCGGCTACTTTTGCGCAGGCTGACATCAAGATCGGCGTTTCCGGTCCAATGACCGGTGCCAACGCTTCGTTTGGCAAACAGTTCTGGGAGGGCGCGCAAGCTGCGGCTGCAGCCATCAACGCCAAGGGCGGCGTCAATGGTGAGAAGATCGCCCTGACTCAGTACGACGACGCTTGTGAGCCAAAGCAGGCCGTCGCTGTCGCGAACAAAGCGGCCGCTGACAAAATGGTCGGCATCGTGGGTCACTTCTGCTCTTCTTCGACCATTCCTGCTTCGGAAGTCTATGACGAAGCCGGCATCATCGCGATCACCCCTGCGTCCACCAACCCGAACGTTACCGAGCGTGGTTTGAGCGCTATGTTCCGTATGTGCGGTCGTGACGATCAGCAAGGCATCGTTGCCGGCGACTACATCGTCGACGTGCTCAAGGGCAAGAAAGTCGCGGTCATCAATGACAAAGACACTTATGGCAAAGGCCTGGCAGACGCTACCGCCAAGCAACTGACCGCTCGCGGCGTGAAGCCTGTACTGGAAGAAGGTCTGACCCGTGGCGAGAAAGACTTCAGCGCCCTGGTCACCAAGATCCGCGGCACAGGTGCCGACGTCGTTTACTTCGGTGGCCTGCACCCGGAAGCCGGTCCTCTGGTCCGCCAAATGCGTGAACAGGGCCTGAAAGATGTCAAGTTTGTCTCCGATGACGGTGTTGTCACCGACGAACTGGTCACCACTGCTGGCGGTGCCCAGTATGTTGATGGCGTCTACATGACGTTCGGCGCGGACCCGCGTCTGCTGCCTGACAGCAAGGCCGTGGTTGAAGAATTCCGTAAGAAAGGCTACGAGCCTGAAGGCTACACCCTCTACTCCTACGCTTCTGTACAGACCCTGGCTGCTGCATTCGCGGGCGCCAAGTCTACCAAGGGTGAGGATGCCGCCAAGTGGCTGAAGGCTCATCCCGTGGAAACGGTGATGGGTAAGAAAGAGTTCACCACCAAAGGCGACCTGAAGGTGTCCGACTACGTGGTTTACCAGTGGGACAAAGACGGCAAATATCACCAGCTCGAAAAGCAGAAGTGA
- a CDS encoding urease accessory protein UreF, giving the protein MNKAWALLRLASPQLPIGGYSYSQGLEMAVEHAIVTDPASAGRWIGDQLLLNLARFEAPLLLAHCTAAAEENWAMLLQLSEQHRASRETRELHLESRQMGYSLQQLLSGLPELDQPARDFLQQIEEPHLALGWALAARAWQIHPQDALAAWLWSWLENQLAVLMKTLPLGQQAAQRLTSELLPLLQNAQQHATELDPEHIGSAAFGLSLASMAHERQYSRLFRS; this is encoded by the coding sequence ATGAACAAGGCTTGGGCGCTGCTGCGTCTGGCCAGCCCGCAACTGCCGATTGGTGGCTACAGCTACTCGCAGGGGCTGGAGATGGCGGTGGAACACGCCATCGTCACCGACCCGGCCAGCGCGGGTCGCTGGATCGGCGACCAGTTGCTGCTTAACCTGGCGCGCTTCGAAGCGCCGCTGTTACTGGCGCATTGCACGGCCGCCGCTGAGGAAAACTGGGCGATGCTGTTGCAACTGAGCGAGCAGCATCGCGCCAGCCGTGAAACCCGCGAACTGCACCTGGAAAGCCGGCAGATGGGTTACTCGTTGCAGCAACTGCTCAGCGGCCTGCCTGAGCTGGATCAGCCCGCCCGTGACTTCCTTCAACAGATTGAAGAGCCGCACCTGGCGCTTGGCTGGGCGCTTGCCGCCCGTGCCTGGCAGATCCATCCACAGGATGCGCTGGCGGCGTGGCTGTGGAGCTGGCTGGAAAACCAGCTCGCTGTATTGATGAAGACACTGCCGCTGGGGCAACAGGCCGCGCAACGCCTGACCAGTGAATTGCTTCCACTGCTGCAAAACGCTCAGCAACACGCGACGGAACTCGACCCTGAACACATCGGCAGCGCCGCGTTCGGCCTGTCGCTGGCGAGCATGGCGCATGAACGCCAGTACAGCCGCCTGTTTCGATCCTGA
- a CDS encoding ABC transporter permease subunit translates to MDGIFLQQMVNGLTLGSVYGLIAIGYTMVYGIIGMINFAHGDVYMISAYLAAIGLAVLSFFGIESFPFLILGTLIFTIVVTGVYGFVIERVAYKPLRNSTRLAPLISAIGISLILQNYAQIAQGPRQQGVPTLLEGAMRFEVGSGFVQITYTKIFILIAAFIGMGVLTYIIKYTKLGRMCRATQQDRKMASILGINTDRIISYVFVIGAAMAALAGVLITMNYGTFDFFAGFVIGIKAFTAAVLGGIGSLPGAMLGGLILGVAESQFSGLINSDYKDVFSFGLLVVILIFRPQGLLGRPLVAKV, encoded by the coding sequence ATGGATGGTATTTTCCTGCAGCAAATGGTCAACGGCCTGACCCTCGGTTCGGTCTACGGCCTGATCGCCATCGGTTACACGATGGTTTACGGCATCATCGGCATGATCAACTTCGCCCACGGCGACGTGTACATGATCTCCGCCTACCTTGCAGCCATCGGCCTTGCCGTGCTGTCCTTCTTCGGTATCGAGTCGTTCCCTTTCCTGATTCTCGGCACGCTGATCTTCACCATTGTGGTGACCGGTGTGTACGGTTTCGTCATCGAGCGCGTGGCTTACAAGCCGCTGCGTAACTCGACCCGCCTGGCGCCGCTGATCAGCGCCATCGGTATTTCCCTGATCTTGCAGAACTACGCACAGATCGCCCAGGGCCCACGCCAACAAGGCGTTCCGACCCTGCTCGAAGGCGCCATGCGCTTCGAGGTCGGCAGCGGTTTCGTACAGATCACGTACACCAAGATCTTCATCCTGATTGCCGCGTTCATCGGCATGGGCGTGCTGACCTACATCATCAAGTACACCAAGCTGGGTCGCATGTGCCGCGCCACCCAACAGGACCGCAAGATGGCGTCGATCCTGGGTATCAACACCGACCGGATCATCTCCTACGTATTCGTCATCGGTGCAGCCATGGCGGCTTTGGCCGGCGTGCTGATCACCATGAACTACGGCACCTTCGACTTCTTCGCCGGGTTCGTCATCGGTATCAAGGCCTTCACCGCAGCGGTGCTCGGTGGTATCGGCTCGTTGCCGGGCGCGATGCTCGGTGGATTGATCCTGGGGGTTGCCGAGTCGCAATTCTCCGGTCTGATCAACTCCGACTACAAAGACGTGTTCAGTTTCGGCCTGCTGGTAGTGATTCTGATCTTCCGTCCTCAAGGCCTGCTGGGTCGCCCACTCGTGGCGAAGGTATAA
- a CDS encoding HupE/UreJ family protein — MNGKKILSTLALLLAPALAFAHPGHDESGLVAGISHPLGGVDHLLAMIAVGLWAAQQKGAARWALPCTFVGTMLIGGLLGFEGLELPALESGIAASVFALGLAVALAVRPPLFMAVTATALFAMFHGVAHGLELPEMSSPWGYAMGFVGATAALHAAGYAVVRFLPAAAAPIVRIAGALSAATGVWLFAG, encoded by the coding sequence ATGAACGGCAAAAAAATCCTGAGCACCCTCGCGCTGTTGCTGGCCCCGGCATTGGCCTTTGCGCACCCGGGCCACGACGAAAGCGGGCTTGTGGCGGGCATCAGCCACCCCTTGGGCGGTGTCGATCACCTGCTGGCGATGATTGCGGTAGGCCTGTGGGCGGCCCAACAGAAAGGCGCCGCTCGCTGGGCGCTGCCGTGCACCTTCGTCGGCACCATGCTGATAGGTGGTTTGCTGGGCTTCGAAGGTCTGGAACTGCCAGCGTTGGAAAGCGGTATCGCGGCCTCGGTGTTCGCACTGGGTCTGGCCGTGGCACTGGCCGTGCGTCCTCCGCTGTTCATGGCCGTGACCGCAACTGCCCTGTTCGCGATGTTCCACGGCGTGGCGCATGGTCTTGAGCTGCCCGAAATGTCCAGCCCGTGGGGTTATGCGATGGGCTTCGTCGGCGCAACGGCTGCTTTGCATGCCGCTGGCTATGCGGTGGTGCGCTTCCTGCCAGCAGCGGCTGCGCCGATCGTGCGTATTGCCGGTGCGCTGTCGGCCGCGACCGGCGTCTGGTTGTTTGCGGGTTAA
- the ureG gene encoding urease accessory protein UreG, which translates to MNSQPLRVGIGGPVGSGKTALTLALCLALRERYNLAVVTNDIYTREDADFLVRNEALAPERIIGVETGGCPHTAIREDASINLEAVDQLNRRFEGLDLIIVESGGDNLSATFSPELSDLTIYVIDVSAGDKLPRKGGPGICKSDLLVINKIDLAPLVGASLEMMDRDTKKMRGDKPFVFSNQKTGHGLEDIIAFIERQGLLTAA; encoded by the coding sequence ATGAACAGCCAACCCCTGCGTGTCGGTATCGGCGGTCCGGTCGGTTCCGGCAAGACGGCCCTGACCCTCGCCCTGTGCCTGGCCCTGCGCGAGCGCTACAACCTTGCCGTGGTCACCAACGACATTTATACCCGCGAAGATGCCGACTTTTTGGTGCGCAACGAGGCGCTGGCGCCCGAACGCATCATTGGTGTGGAAACCGGCGGTTGCCCACACACGGCGATTCGCGAAGACGCGTCCATCAATCTGGAGGCCGTCGATCAATTGAACCGACGCTTTGAAGGCCTGGACCTGATCATCGTCGAGTCCGGTGGCGACAACCTGTCGGCAACCTTCAGCCCTGAACTGTCGGACCTGACCATCTACGTGATCGACGTGTCGGCCGGCGACAAGCTGCCGCGCAAAGGCGGCCCGGGCATCTGCAAATCGGATCTGCTGGTGATCAACAAGATCGACCTCGCGCCGCTGGTGGGTGCATCGCTGGAGATGATGGACCGCGACACCAAAAAGATGCGTGGCGACAAGCCGTTTGTGTTCAGCAACCAGAAAACCGGTCACGGCCTGGAGGACATCATCGCCTTCATCGAACGCCAGGGCCTGCTGACAGCCGCCTGA
- a CDS encoding ABC transporter ATP-binding protein — MSKPILELKEIDVYYGPIQALKKVSMHIDEGETVSLIGSNGAGKSTLLMSIFGQPRAASGQIIYQGTDITHKSSHYIASNGIAQSPEGRRVFPDMSVEENLMMGTIPIGDKYASEDMQRMFELFPRLKERRNQRAMTMSGGEQQMLAIARALMSRPKLLLLDEPSLGLAPIIVKQIFSTLRELARTGMTIFLVEQNANHALKLSDRAYVMVNGEIRLTGTGKELLTNEEVRNAYLGGH; from the coding sequence ATGAGTAAGCCGATCCTCGAACTGAAAGAGATCGACGTGTACTACGGGCCGATTCAGGCCCTGAAAAAAGTCTCGATGCACATTGATGAAGGCGAAACCGTCAGCCTGATCGGCTCCAACGGCGCGGGCAAGTCCACGCTGCTGATGTCGATCTTCGGTCAGCCGCGCGCTGCCAGCGGCCAGATCATTTATCAGGGCACTGACATCACGCACAAGTCCTCGCACTACATTGCGTCCAACGGCATTGCGCAGTCGCCGGAAGGTCGTCGTGTGTTCCCCGACATGTCGGTGGAAGAAAACCTGATGATGGGCACGATCCCGATTGGGGATAAGTACGCGAGCGAGGACATGCAACGCATGTTCGAGCTGTTTCCGCGCCTCAAGGAGCGTCGCAATCAGCGCGCAATGACGATGTCCGGCGGCGAGCAGCAGATGCTGGCCATCGCGCGCGCGCTGATGAGCCGTCCGAAGTTGCTGCTGCTGGACGAGCCGAGCCTTGGCCTGGCGCCGATCATCGTGAAGCAGATTTTCTCGACGTTGCGTGAGCTGGCGCGGACCGGGATGACGATCTTCCTGGTCGAGCAGAACGCGAACCATGCCTTGAAGTTGTCTGACCGCGCCTACGTGATGGTGAACGGAGAGATTCGTCTGACAGGTACGGGTAAAGAGCTGCTGACCAACGAGGAAGTCAGGAACGCGTATCTGGGCGGGCATTGA
- the livM gene encoding high-affinity branched-chain amino acid ABC transporter permease LivM gives MSAPVKPIDIKQSLIDAVVAGLLALIVFGPIVGIVLDGYGFNMQPGRVAALVGVVVVGRFFMSLFLQTPKGLAIAQSFETTGSGVHVLPPGYKTRLRFVIPLMILIALIFPVFADKYVLTVVILGLIYVLLGLGLNIVVGLAGLLDLGYVAFYAIGAYGLALGYQYLGLGFWSALPLAAIAAAFAGCILGFPVLRMHGDYLAIVTLGFGEIIRLVLNNWLSFTGGPNGVPVPSPTFFGLEFGRRAKDDGIPIHEYFGFEYNPDLKFIFIYAVLFLVVLAVLYVKHRLTRMPVGRAWEALREDEIACRSMGLNHVLVKLSAFTIGASTAGLAGVFFASYQGFVNPTSFTFFESALILAIVVLGGMGSTVGVVIAAFVLTVAPEMLRSFAEYRVLLFGILMVLMMIWRPRGLIRISRTGVQPRKGVLAKVEGA, from the coding sequence ATGTCTGCTCCTGTCAAACCCATCGATATCAAACAAAGTCTGATCGACGCGGTCGTTGCCGGCCTCCTGGCGCTCATCGTGTTTGGCCCGATCGTCGGCATCGTGCTCGACGGCTACGGCTTCAACATGCAACCGGGTCGTGTTGCCGCACTGGTCGGCGTCGTCGTCGTCGGGCGCTTTTTCATGAGCCTGTTTCTGCAGACGCCAAAAGGTCTGGCCATCGCGCAGAGTTTCGAAACCACGGGTTCTGGCGTGCATGTACTGCCACCGGGTTACAAGACCCGACTGCGTTTCGTCATTCCGCTGATGATCCTGATCGCCCTGATCTTCCCGGTGTTCGCCGACAAGTACGTGCTGACCGTGGTCATCCTCGGCCTGATCTACGTGTTACTGGGCCTGGGCCTGAACATCGTGGTCGGCCTGGCCGGTCTGCTCGACCTGGGTTACGTGGCGTTCTACGCCATAGGCGCATACGGTCTGGCGCTGGGTTATCAGTATCTGGGGCTGGGCTTCTGGTCGGCATTGCCGCTGGCGGCCATTGCGGCGGCGTTCGCCGGTTGCATCCTCGGCTTCCCGGTCCTGCGCATGCACGGCGACTATCTGGCCATCGTGACCCTGGGTTTCGGTGAAATCATTCGTCTGGTGTTGAACAACTGGCTGTCCTTCACCGGCGGGCCAAACGGCGTGCCGGTGCCTTCGCCAACGTTCTTCGGCCTGGAGTTCGGGCGTCGGGCCAAAGATGACGGCATTCCGATCCATGAATACTTCGGCTTCGAATACAACCCGGACCTGAAATTCATCTTCATCTACGCCGTGCTGTTCCTGGTCGTGCTGGCCGTGCTGTACGTCAAGCACCGCTTGACCCGCATGCCGGTCGGCCGCGCGTGGGAAGCCTTGCGTGAAGACGAGATCGCCTGCCGTTCCATGGGCCTGAACCACGTGCTGGTCAAGCTCTCGGCGTTCACCATCGGTGCCTCGACCGCAGGTCTGGCCGGTGTGTTCTTCGCCAGCTATCAAGGCTTCGTCAACCCGACCTCGTTCACCTTCTTCGAGTCGGCGCTGATCCTGGCGATCGTCGTGCTCGGCGGCATGGGCTCGACCGTCGGTGTGGTGATCGCCGCGTTCGTGTTGACCGTTGCGCCCGAGATGCTGCGCAGTTTCGCCGAGTACCGCGTGTTGCTGTTCGGCATCCTGATGGTGCTGATGATGATCTGGCGCCCACGTGGCCTGATCCGCATCAGCCGTACCGGCGTACAACCACGCAAAGGCGTGCTGGCTAAAGTGGAGGGCGCGTGA
- the amaA gene encoding L-pipecolate oxidase — MPLREECLWETLTPQRPEAPALKGEVTVDVCVIGAGITGLSAAIHLLEQGKTVAIVEAHRTGQGGSGRNVGLVNAGLWIPPDEIEAGFGEKVGSQLNTMLGNAPSLVFSLIEKYGIDCQATRKGTLHMAHNAKGEIDLRSREEQWKRRGAPIELLTGKACQEATGTKEITAALLDHRAGTINPMAYTSGLAEAVSRLGGQRFDHSPVKRLERQGQRWCVITENGSVIADQVVIASNAYTEGEWTDLRRNFFPGYYYQVASAPLTEDAAQQILPGGQGSWDTRQVLSSIRRDADGRLLLGSLGNGNQKPTWFLKAWADRVQQHYFPYLKKVDWECTWTGCIAFTPDHLLRMFEPAPGLVAVTGYNGRGNTTGTVVGKAFADYLCSGDASVLPIPFASMQPLSAIGLRSSLYEAGFSLYHAGQCLRIVI; from the coding sequence ATGCCGCTACGCGAAGAATGTCTGTGGGAAACGCTGACGCCGCAGAGGCCTGAGGCGCCAGCGTTGAAAGGGGAAGTGACCGTCGATGTGTGCGTGATCGGCGCAGGCATCACGGGGTTGTCGGCGGCAATTCATCTGCTTGAACAAGGCAAGACAGTCGCCATCGTCGAAGCTCACCGCACTGGGCAGGGCGGCTCGGGACGGAACGTGGGTCTGGTCAACGCCGGGCTGTGGATTCCGCCTGACGAGATCGAGGCCGGGTTCGGCGAAAAAGTCGGCAGTCAGCTCAACACCATGCTTGGCAACGCGCCTTCGCTGGTGTTCAGCCTGATCGAAAAGTACGGCATCGATTGCCAGGCGACCCGCAAGGGCACGCTGCACATGGCACACAACGCCAAGGGCGAAATCGACCTGCGCAGCCGTGAAGAACAATGGAAACGTCGCGGCGCTCCGATTGAGTTGCTCACCGGCAAGGCCTGCCAGGAGGCGACCGGCACGAAGGAAATCACTGCCGCCTTGCTCGACCATCGTGCCGGGACCATCAACCCGATGGCCTACACCAGCGGCCTCGCGGAAGCTGTCTCCCGTCTGGGCGGTCAACGTTTCGACCATTCGCCGGTCAAGCGCCTGGAGCGTCAGGGCCAGCGCTGGTGTGTGATCACCGAAAACGGATCGGTCATCGCTGATCAAGTGGTGATTGCCTCCAACGCCTACACCGAAGGTGAGTGGACTGACCTGCGTCGTAACTTCTTCCCCGGTTATTACTACCAGGTCGCCTCGGCGCCACTGACCGAAGACGCTGCGCAGCAAATTTTGCCCGGCGGCCAAGGCTCGTGGGACACCCGTCAGGTGCTGAGCAGCATTCGTCGAGATGCCGATGGCCGCTTGTTACTGGGCAGTCTGGGTAACGGTAACCAAAAGCCGACATGGTTCCTCAAAGCGTGGGCCGACCGTGTTCAGCAGCACTATTTTCCGTACCTGAAAAAGGTCGACTGGGAATGCACCTGGACCGGTTGCATCGCGTTTACGCCCGATCATCTGCTGCGCATGTTCGAGCCTGCACCGGGTTTGGTCGCGGTCACCGGTTACAACGGCCGTGGCAACACCACCGGCACGGTGGTCGGTAAAGCGTTTGCGGATTACCTGTGCAGCGGCGATGCGTCTGTTCTGCCGATTCCCTTCGCCAGCATGCAGCCGCTCTCGGCCATCGGTTTAAGAAGCTCTTTATATGAGGCTGGCTTTTCGCTATACCATGCGGGGCAATGCCTCAGAATTGTCATCTGA
- a CDS encoding AGE family epimerase/isomerase, translating into MPDVSLPRAKSELSAVFSTVQQHFMDVIVPLWQGPGWNAEMALPFEALDAQHQPLPPQRYRAMACARQLFLFSSFIGNPQVPEADVRAAALFRSLQRHFHDAEHGGWFYSIDPQGAPLDRRKDLYTHAFIIFACAHYWAKVREPLVESVLNAALNVVAQRFADGDGLYESVLAEDWSSLEAGPLQNPLMHLAEAFLATLDVREDADTLAALDSLAEAMQRRFVDIEHGVMLEKPLDAVDNWSEPGHQFEWFYLLESSEHLCGTPLHRSLTTAFAHAQAQGVDPTTGAVAAMLDVDGSVKDGTQRIWAQAEYLRALTLRPDSEELLARQLNALQQRFLHPTGWNECLDVQGRISRSDMPSTTPYHLATCYIGLAEYFKA; encoded by the coding sequence ATGCCTGACGTTTCTCTTCCTCGCGCCAAGTCTGAACTGTCCGCTGTGTTTTCCACCGTGCAGCAACACTTCATGGATGTGATCGTGCCGCTCTGGCAGGGACCGGGCTGGAACGCCGAGATGGCGCTGCCGTTCGAGGCGCTGGATGCGCAGCATCAGCCGCTTCCTCCCCAGCGTTATCGCGCCATGGCGTGCGCGCGCCAGTTGTTTTTGTTCTCCAGCTTCATCGGCAACCCGCAGGTGCCGGAGGCAGACGTCCGGGCCGCAGCGCTGTTTCGTTCCCTGCAACGGCATTTCCACGACGCTGAGCACGGCGGCTGGTTCTACAGCATCGATCCACAGGGCGCTCCACTGGACCGCCGCAAGGACCTGTACACCCACGCCTTCATCATTTTCGCGTGTGCGCATTACTGGGCGAAAGTCCGCGAGCCGTTGGTGGAGTCGGTGCTCAACGCCGCGCTCAACGTCGTTGCCCAGCGTTTCGCCGACGGTGACGGCCTGTATGAATCGGTACTGGCCGAAGACTGGTCGTCGCTGGAAGCAGGCCCTCTGCAAAACCCGCTGATGCATCTGGCAGAAGCCTTTCTCGCCACGCTGGACGTGCGCGAAGACGCTGACACCCTGGCCGCGCTGGACAGCCTTGCCGAAGCGATGCAACGCCGCTTTGTGGATATCGAGCACGGGGTGATGCTGGAGAAACCGCTGGACGCTGTGGATAACTGGTCCGAGCCGGGTCATCAGTTCGAGTGGTTTTATCTGCTGGAGTCGTCCGAGCACCTGTGCGGCACGCCGCTGCATCGCTCACTGACCACGGCCTTTGCTCATGCGCAGGCACAAGGTGTGGACCCAACCACCGGCGCTGTCGCTGCGATGCTGGACGTGGACGGGTCGGTGAAAGACGGCACCCAGCGCATCTGGGCACAGGCCGAATACCTGAGAGCGTTGACGCTGCGCCCTGACAGTGAAGAACTGCTGGCGCGCCAGCTGAATGCTTTACAGCAACGCTTTCTGCACCCGACCGGCTGGAACGAATGCCTGGATGTTCAAGGCCGGATCAGCCGCAGCGACATGCCGTCGACCACGCCTTATCACCTGGCGACCTGCTATATCGGTCTGGCTGAATATTTCAAAGCCTGA